The segment GCGAACACGAGAGCAGCGCCTTGAGCCGCTCGTCCCTCGCCGCGTCGAGCACCGCGTAGAGCGGCGCAGGCTCCGATCGCAGGAGCGACAGGATCTCCTCTTTGCGCGTCGCCGGCACGAGATCCCCGTCGTCCTCGCGCGCGAGCTTCCGCGCGCGCCCCTCGAAGTACACCGAAAACGTCGTCGCTCCGGCCCGGATCCAGTCGTCGTGCGTGACCTCGCCGGACGAGATCCGCTCGCCGTTCAGGATCGTCCCGCGCGCGCTCCCGAGATCGGCGAGCTCGCAGCGGCTCCCGTCCCACGAGAGGGCGAAGTGCAGCCCCGACATCGCGTCGTCGTGCGGCACCACGAGCCCCGCGCGTTCGCTGCGCCCGACGTGGAGCGTTTGTCCGCGATCGATGACGGCCTTGCTCCAGCGCTTCGGGCCCCACTCGATCCGGACGATGACGCGCATGGAGAGCTCCGCCGGCTCACTCGCCGGTCGGCAGGATGAACGGCGCGCGCTTGTTCTGGACCGTGTACTTGATGAACGCCGCCCGCTTCTCGGCAGCGGCGATCTTGCAGAGGCCGCGCAGCGATCGTCCGATCCACACGGCCGGGCAGCCCGTGAGGATCACGCCGCCGTGCGCCGTCTTGTGCCCCTTGCACGCGACGGGCTCGCCGCCGATGAGGACCTCGTCGTCGCCCTCGACGATCTCGTCGATCGAGCCGTCCTCGCAGAGCACCTTGTCGCCCTTGCGCGCGACGGGCTCGAAGCAGACGAGGACCTCGTCGTACCCCTCGTCGATCGTGCCCTTCGCGTGGGCGGGGCATTTCGTGATGTCCGTCTTGCGCGCGACGATCAGCATCGGGCCCGCTCCTCGTCGTTATTGACCGATCCCCGTCCGGCTCACGTCGTCGAGCGTGGGCAAGGGAGGCGGGGCCACCTCCGCGCGCGCGGGCTCGAGCGGCGCTTCGGGCTTCGCCTCGGAGGCCGAGATCGGCGCGCCGCCGCTGTTGATCTTCACCCGCGAGCCCTTGATCACGATGCCGTCGGGCTGCACGCGGATGAAGCCGCCCGGGCCCTTGATGCAGAAGTCCTCCTCGACCTCGAGGACGAGCCTCTTCGCCTTGATGGAGAGCGTCTCCTTCACCTCCACCACGTGCTCACCGGCGATCGTCTCGTGCCGATCGCCGCCCACCGCCACGGAGTGCGAGCCGCCGATGCGCACGACCGCGCTCCCCCCGACGTCGAGGTGCTCGGCGCCGACGTGCTCGCGCCGCTCCGCCTCCACGACGACGTCGACGCCGCCCTCGATCGTCCAGCGCGCGTTGCCGTGGATGAGCTCGTCGTCGTTGCTCTCGACGATCGTCGTGCGGCGCTGGCCGATGTGCGTGGTCCGGTTCGCCTCGGTGATCTCCGTGCGATTGTTCCTCGTGACCTCGGTACGATCGCGCAGGGTCACCTCGGTCTCGTCGCGCTTGACGAGCTTCGACCGATCGTTGCCGACCGTGAGCACCTCGTCGTGTTTCGTGAGCCTGCGCCGGTCGCGCTCGGCCTGCTCGTAGACGAGCTCCCGCCCCTTCAGATCCTCGAACAAGATCTCGTTGTAGCCGCCCGTCTGGCCCGTGGAGTTGCTCTTCCACGCGCTGCGCGTCCGGTGCTCGGGCAGGCGGTACGGCACCTTTTGCAGGTTGGTGAAGACACGACCGACGATGATCGGTCGATCCGGGTCTCCGCCGAGAAACTCGACGAGCACCTCCTGCCCGACCCGCGGCAGGTTGATCCCGCCGTAACCGGCGCCGCCCCAGAGCTGGCTGACGGGCACCCAGCAGGAGCTCTCGTTGTTCATGCGCCCCTCGCGATCCCAGGGGAACTGCACGCGAACCCGGCCGAGCTCGTCGACGTGGATCTCCTCGCCTGGCGGGCCGACCACCGTG is part of the Polyangium spumosum genome and harbors:
- a CDS encoding DUF4123 domain-containing protein, with amino-acid sequence MRVIVRIEWGPKRWSKAVIDRGQTLHVGRSERAGLVVPHDDAMSGLHFALSWDGSRCELADLGSARGTILNGERISSGEVTHDDWIRAGATTFSVYFEGRARKLAREDDGDLVPATRKEEILSLLRSEPAPLYAVLDAARDERLKALLSCSPEDVTSLYDGAEGEELAEVAPYLVALPKDTWLLERLVREGWGRGLGIYLTSRRPFVEVRRQLRRLLLVSVKETSELLYFRFYEPRALAAALRGARGRQRQRLFGDAEAFVVEDEGDAPALVFRREDA
- a CDS encoding PAAR domain-containing protein, which codes for MLIVARKTDITKCPAHAKGTIDEGYDEVLVCFEPVARKGDKVLCEDGSIDEIVEGDDEVLIGGEPVACKGHKTAHGGVILTGCPAVWIGRSLRGLCKIAAAEKRAAFIKYTVQNKRAPFILPTGE